In Eubalaena glacialis isolate mEubGla1 chromosome 2, mEubGla1.1.hap2.+ XY, whole genome shotgun sequence, a single genomic region encodes these proteins:
- the CCNDBP1 gene encoding cyclin-D1-binding protein 1, producing MASVAASAAADSTLLPPLEQLRHLAGELRFLLPGVRVGEARETTKEFDRETFWRRLREAAMAVSRAATTLTEVFSRLPLPSPQETQKFSEQVHAAIKAIIAVYYSLPKDQGITLRKLVRSATLDIVDGMAQLVEVLYITPTQSPENLISYNSVWEACQQVPRIPRDNKAAALSVLTKSVDLVKDAHEEMEQAVEECDPYYGLLSDIEEDNSDNHGDEDILGCPSNRDSYWSEEDQELIIPCLALVRASKACLKKIRLSVAENGKKDQVAQLDDIVDISDEISPSVDDLALSIYPPVCHLTVRINCAKLVSVLKKALEITKASHVTPQPEDSWIPLLINAVDHCMNRIKELTQHEVES from the exons ATGGCGAGCGTGGCTGCATCTGCAGCTGCAGACTCCACCCTGCTTCCGCCTTTGGAGCAGCTCCGGCACCTGGCAGGGGAGCTGCGGTTCCTTCTTCCTGGAGTGCGGG TCGGCGAAGCCCGGGAGACCACCAAGGAGTTTGATCGGGAAACCTTTTGGAGGAGACTCC GTGAGGCAGCTATGGCAGTGTCAAGGGCAGCCACGACTCTGACCGAAGTCTTCTCTCGACTTCCACTGCCGTCACCACAG GAAACCCAGAAGTTCTCTGAACAAGTCCATGCTGCCATCAAGGCAATTATTGCAGTATACTATTCGCTTCCCAAGGATCAGG GAATCACCCTGCGAAAGCTGGTACGGAGCGCCACTCTGGACATCGTGGATGGCATGGCTCAGCTTGTGGAAGTGCTTTACATCACTCCAACTCAGAG CCCGGAGAACCTTATTTCCTACAACAGTGTCTGGGAGGCGTGCCAGCAGGTGCCTCGGATCCCGAGAG ATAACAAAGCTGCAGCCCTTTCAGTGCTGACAAAGAGTGTGGATCTTGTGAAGGACGCACATGAGGAAATGGAGCAG GCTGTGGAAGAATGTGACCCTTACTATGGCCTCTTGAGTGACATTGAGGAGGACAACTCTGACAACCACGGTGATGAGGATATATTGGGATGTCCAAGCAATCGGGATTCATATTGGTCAGAGGAAGATCAGGAGCTCATAATCCCGTGCCTTGCACTGGTGAGAGCATCCAAAGCCTGCCTGAAGAAAATCCGGCTCTCAGTGGCAGAGAATGGGAAGAAGGATCAGGTGGCCCAGCTGGATGACATTGTGGACATTTCTGATGAGATCAGCCCTAG TGTGGATGATTTGGCTCTGAGCATATACCCACCTGTGTGCCATCTGACTGTGCGAATCAAT tGTGCAAAACTTGTATCCGTTTTAAAGAAGGCACTTGAAATTACAAA AGCAAGTCATGTGACCCCACAGCCAGAAGATAGTTGGATCCCTTTACTTATTAATGCTGTTGATCATTGCATGAACAGAATCAAGGAGCTCACTCAGCATGAAGTTGAATCATGA